The following nucleotide sequence is from Triticum dicoccoides isolate Atlit2015 ecotype Zavitan chromosome 7B, WEW_v2.0, whole genome shotgun sequence.
TTGCGACAAACGAGATAGCCCCCAACCCCATCAACGACTGCATCTTAGCTTTTTTTTTTTACTTCTTCAAGTGCAGATCGGGTCTCCCACAATAAGAAGTTTGCTGGTGTGTTTATTAAGGCGATACCAACATCTATATTCAACTAACTCTGATTTAATTTACGTGTCCACTCCATCCACCAGGCGTATAAACTGTGGCAAGGGGCCAAGCAACATTGCGTTGCATTTATTTCATCTCAATACAGTCATTAGTTGTAGATGAGAGCTACTGCCATATCTACCCCTTATGTTTGTTGTATGCAGTCGGACACTAATATACACATGATCAATGCAATTATGGACACGCCAAGGTCTGTCGATGCATATTAATTGAAAGAAGTCTTTTGTGTAGTGGAATTAACTCACCTCAGATGTGATATCTTCGTGCTGCAGATAAACAGGTTTCAGTATCACCTCATGCACCATAttccccaactcttttgcttcctcAAAAAATTGATCAGATTCACACTGGTTTTGGAATAAAACGATGTACTTATGTTCCAATAAACTGCTCTGAATAACGAGATCGAAGTCTTTCTTTTCCTTTAGCTTCATCTCCTCTTTTGTTCTCACAATCAAAGTGTAAGTGGATCTTCGAGGCACAATGCCGTACAACGGCAGCTTTGTGAAGCACCATGGGGACTTGCCGCCCCTGTCTACAAGTCTAAAGGCCACATTTTCATTGGTGTTGTTTGTTAGGTACAGTGAGCACGAGATGGGCTCATTGGGATGATAGGGGAAGCGAAGTTCCAGCGGGTGGACGTCAAGTACAGGTAGCTTGTTGATGGAGCCTGCGATCTGCACTGTGCAAAGAACTTTTTACAACTAAAGCTACGCAAGTCAACGAGGTGTATAAACCTGTCTCCTCAAATATTCAAAGGAAAAGTGCAAACATAACATTTAATTAATTCACTCACTACCTCTTCTAAACAAAATTAGTGAGTTCACCTTAGATGTTGTTTCTCCAGCCTGTTGTCTCGTATCTGCACTTAACTGCTTTTTATTGTAATCTGTTGATTGCTCCTGATAACTCACATTATCGGTATCCATAATGGCTATTGTGTTGCCTCTTCCAATCACAATGCTGACATATAAGAGGTATATACGCATATAACATTACAATTATAACATAATAAGTAAGAAGTATGGAAATATACACTCTAACATGGGAAATGAAAACCATGAATATATACCTTCCCATCGCACTTGCAAGATGGTAGACAGCTCCAATACAACCAATATTGATGATTCTTGTAAGCGTAGGGGGGTCTGAATATGTCCTGTTGGATTTTTTCCCAACAAGTTGAATGAAATCCAGTATGGTCGACTAAATCAGTAGTGACTAAACTTCTGACGTGTAAAAAATGGATGACTAATGCATGGGGTTCATAAGGACACCAGCTATCATTACTAAATTTCAAGTTACCTGCAATTTTTTGTGCTCCACAAATAAATAGCACCATCATCTGAACCTATAATTAGAGTATGAAGATTGGGCTGATATAGGACAGACCTAACTGGCGATGTGAAAGCTTCAAGTGTATATGCACATATGTTCTCCTGCAAGTACCATATCTGATATGGGAAAAACGAATCAATGCATGCATTACAAGAACTACTATATATAAAAATACTGTGTTAGAATGTTTTTCCATGAGAATTGTAGACCTTGGCATTATGATCATCTGAGCCGGTAACCAAAAATTCTTGATCTTCACATATGAAGAAAGCAAGGCAGTTCAGTGATTTCGAGTGCCCAGGCAGAGTGCTTACAGATTTGGGAGAATCAAAGCTCCAAACCTGCACACCAACCaatcatatgagagagagagagagagatagagagagatagagagagagagagagagagagagagagagagagagagagagagagaccttatgTAAGTATGTTGCTGTCTCACTTAAAAATGTATTCGATGAAGTAGTAGCAAATGTGTCATTATGATTAAATGCGGCATCATATATTGTCTCCCTAAATCCCCCAAAGTAACACTCAAATGTCTGCACACACTCCCAACCCTTGTCCCAGTCCCAAAGTTTCATGTGTGTACCCGCTGACAACAAATACGGACGGGTTAAATGCACGGCTAGCAAGCTGAGATACCCATGCCTATCAGTGAAAGCTCTGAAACTTTTGAGCTTTTGAATCTTTGTCTCGCAGCTGTACACATGGATATAGCCATCCTCTGTACCAGCAACAATCCATTGCTTTCGTTCAATAAATCTAACGCACCTAACTGGtgtgagaaaggaaaa
It contains:
- the LOC119336319 gene encoding uncharacterized protein LOC119336319 isoform X5, translating into MIGEENGHVGIWDYAQRKVDSLKLPTTKVRCVRFIERKQWIVAGTEDGYIHVYSCETKIQKLKSFRAFTDRHGYLSLLAVHLTRPYLLSAGTHMKLWDWDKGWECVQTFECYFGGFRETIYDAAFNHNDTFATTSSNTFLSETATYLHKVWSFDSPKSVSTLPGHSKSLNCLAFFICEDQEFLVTGSDDHNAKIWYLQENICAYTLEAFTSPVRSVLYQPNLHTLIIGSDDGAIYLWSTKNCRTYSDPPTLTRIINIGCIGAVYHLASAMGSIVIGRGNTIAIMDTDNVSYQEQSTDYNKKQLSADTRQQAGETTSKVNSLILFRRVQIAGSINKLPVLDVHPLELRFPYHPNEPISCSLYLTNNTNENVAFRLVDRGGKSPWCFTKLPLYGIVPRRSTYTLIVRTKEEMKLKEKKDFDLVIQSSLLEHKYIVLFQNQCESDQFFEEAKELGNMVHEVILKPVYLQHEDITSEDQNISAMYNRDNLKSIDAHPTEPWILTGHISGYARVWDYEMKYPTNFFEVSDNAVMVVKFIARKECIVALTSDGNLHVYDCPCVTKIEKTTHVKPVSGCSVLAVHPTLPSVLSASNTGLIVLDWDQAWEQTQEFQTYNNPGSVAFNPGDDKCFTGGFHDDGEIKVWRLDSEHPEYSLIGHFEGVRCLDFIRRGDKHYLVSGSMDCTAKIWNLQKRKCICTLEAMSPVRCLLAHPDDLPVLITGTEHGIIQVWSSVDFRLKRTINLGGGGPVIGLACMMGSQRIVIGQQNAMSTMEITNDKALRPKSFMPWAQLRRKKRRVHIRGLARAYKDPVSLQTGLLTKKSDVYSFGVLLCELVCGRKGTYSDHNSLRRQFFDAHEKREDAD
- the LOC119336319 gene encoding uncharacterized protein LOC119336319 isoform X4, giving the protein MKSLLHRIMIGEENGHVGIWDYAQRKVDSLKLPTTKVRCVRFIERKQWIVAGTEDGYIHVYSCETKIQKLKSFRAFTDRHGYLSLLAVHLTRPYLLSAGTHMKLWDWDKGWECVQTFECYFGGFRETIYDAAFNHNDTFATTSSNTFLSETATYLHKVWSFDSPKSVSTLPGHSKSLNCLAFFICEDQEFLVTGSDDHNAKIWYLQENICAYTLEAFTSPVRSVLYQPNLHTLIIGSDDGAIYLWSTKNCRTYSDPPTLTRIINIGCIGAVYHLASAMGSIVIGRGNTIAIMDTDNVSYQEQSTDYNKKQLSADTRQQAGETTSKVNSLILFRRVQIAGSINKLPVLDVHPLELRFPYHPNEPISCSLYLTNNTNENVAFRLVDRGGKSPWCFTKLPLYGIVPRRSTYTLIVRTKEEMKLKEKKDFDLVIQSSLLEHKYIVLFQNQCESDQFFEEAKELGNMVHEVILKPVYLQHEDITSEDQNISAMYNRDNLKSIDAHPTEPWILTGHISGYARVWDYEMKYPTNFFEVSDNAVMVVKFIARKECIVALTSDGNLHVYDCPCVTKIEKTTHVKPVSGCSVLAVHPTLPSVLSASNTGLIVLDWDQAWEQTQEFQTYNNPGSVAFNPGDDKCFTGGFHDDGEIKVWRLDSEHPEYSLIGHFEGVRCLDFIRRGDKHYLVSGSMDCTAKIWNLQKRKCICTLEAMSPVRCLLAHPDDLPVLITGTEHGIIQVWSSVDFRLKRTINLGGGGPVIGLACMMGSQRIVIGQQNAMSTMEITNDKALRPKSFMPWAQLRRKKRRVHIRGLARAYKDPVSLQTGLLTKKSDVYSFGVLLCELVCGRKGTYSDHNSLRRQFFDAHEKREDAD